Proteins encoded within one genomic window of Ursus arctos isolate Adak ecotype North America unplaced genomic scaffold, UrsArc2.0 scaffold_9, whole genome shotgun sequence:
- the CXCL10 gene encoding C-X-C motif chemokine 10, whose amino-acid sequence MNQSAVLIFCLIFLTLNATQGIPLSRTTRCTCIKISDGSVNPKSLEKLEVIPASQSCPRVEIIATMKKNGEKRCLNPESKKIKILLKAISKERSKTSP is encoded by the exons ATGAACCAAAGTGCTGTTCTTATTTTCTGCCTTATCTTTCTGACTCTGAATGCAACTCAAG GAATACCTCTCTCTAGAACTACACGCTGCACCTGTATTAAGATTAGTGATGGATCTGTAAATCCGAAGTCCTTAGAAAAACTTGAAGTGATTCCTGCAAGTCAATCTTGTCCACGTGTTGAGATCAT TGCcacaatgaaaaagaatggagagaaaagatGTCTGAATCCAGAGTCTAAGAAAATCAAGATTTTACTGAAAGCAATTAGCAAAGAAAG GTCTAAAACATCTCCTTGA